Genomic segment of Streptomyces roseifaciens:
TCCGGCCGGGCGTGTCTAGTACGATCTTGTGCCGGAGTCGCCGATTCGAGTCGACAGAAAACGCGACGATGCTGTTGTGGGTGAGGGGGATCTCGAACTTCTCGGCGCCGGACCCCTTTGATTCGAAGATCAGCTTCCTCGGCGGGCTCGATTCGGGATGCTGGTAGCAGGAGAAGACGGCGATGAACGACTCGTTGGCCAGATCGAGGGCTTGGTCGGAATGACTGCCCATGGTTGTGTAAGCGTTCGTGTAGATCTCGATGAGAGCGTTGTTGAAGCCGACCGGAAGCGCCGCGCGTTCTTGAATCTGTTGCGCCAGCCGTTCGTGCACCGCCTGGAAGCGCTGCGTCGGGCTGCTGTATCGAGTGGTAGTGCGTACGAGAGGCACACCACCCGCCTCGCCAACCTTGGTAAGCACGGCGCCTCGCCGGCCTTTCCCTGCGTCTTCGAAACGAGCCGACGCGGACAGCTCCGCAAAGAGATTCTCCTCGGTTGGCAAAGCGCACGAGAGGACCTCATCCGAGATCCTAGGCGCGGGGGGCAACGTAGTCTCCCGTGTTCATGCTGAAGAGAAATTCGTCGCCGTAATCAATGAAGGACGAGGTCCTGTTCTCCTCGGCGTACAGCCTGCGCAGCTCGTTCATGCCGGCCGGCGTGGGTGGTCCCAGCTTCACCAAGTCTCCGCCCACCTTGAGGAATGTGTGGCCGTTCTTGTGAACGGCTTCGGCGCTCGAAGAGCGCACCACGTATCCCAGGCGGGTCGGGAGCAACTCGGCGTCCAGCGCTGAGGGCCGGATTTCGTGCGTATACAGGCGGTTGGTGGACAGCGGCATGAAAAACACGGAGCCGGGATAGAGAGTCAGGGTGAACTGAGGGGGGAGCGCGACCCCGTCGCGTTCTCCGGTCGGTTCCTTGAGGCGGAAATGGAGTTTGGCCAGCCCGCTGGTACCCCTCACACCGTAGTCGAAGGCATCTTCGGCCAGGGGCTGCAGCCTGTCGAGCCGGTCATAGAAGGTGCAGAAGGCCATGAGGCCATTGACAGGCATGTCCTTGGTCTTGTCGGCGTGGGCCGAGATCTTGGCCTTGGACTGCTTACGCTCGGCCGTGGCAAGGGTGTTGTGGTAGATCTGAGCGAGGACGTGATTCAGCGGTGCCTGGTTCCGGAAGACGGTGGCGGCCTCGCGGTTCAGAGCCTCGACGATGCGCGTGTCGGTCAGGCGAAAGCTCTCGGTCGGCCCCGAGAGATTCGTGGAGCACCGGAGCAGGCGGAAATGTAGTTCGTCACCGTTTCGTGTGACGGGCGTCAGATAGATTCCGCTGCGATGGGCTGTTCCAGGCTTGGTGGACTCCGTCAGGGACTGGAACGCGTGCTCCGCACGGATCCGCCCGAAGTGATCGTCGCCGAGCCCGAAGAAGCGACGGTAGTACACACCGACGCCGTGTACGCGGATGGGAACTCGGCCGAGGTCGACGAGGGCCCAAGGGTTGTCGACGTCCTCGTGGCAACCGTGTGATAGGTCCCGGATGACGAATACCCGGGCAGCCGCATGCAGTTGGCGGCCACTGATCCCGGATATATCCCCACACAGGTAGACGGTCTTCTGAGCGAGGTCGGGTGAACCAGAAGCGAGGTCCTCTGGCGTGATGACGGACCCGAAGAAGTCCCTGATCAAGTCATGATCTTGCAACATCGAAGGCGCAACCAAGATGTTGCTCGCCTCCTCGATGCAGGCTTCTGTCAGCCCTGTTGTGTACATCAAACGGTACCCGCCATTCGCAGATCTTGGTGGATTGCTCAAAACCGTGGACATGGCAACGGCCCGCACTCTTTCATTTGTGTTGCGAAGCGTAAACGAAAGGAGGCGGACCGTTGAACGTTGATGCTCTCATGAGGCTCGAAAGCGGGCAACGGGATACCGTCTCCGCGCACGGTCGCCGGCTGGATCCTGACTCACCCCGACACCCTTGCCGGAGAGCGAGTGCTTGAAGCTGAAATCCGTCCTCGCCGGCTGCCCCGAAGACCCTCCGCCCACGCAGGCTGGTTCCACGAGGCCGGGCTGCTCGCCGTCGAGGAAACCCGCCTCCTGCCGGGCCGGGCTGACCGGGGCCTGGGGGTAGCAATGGGACTGCGACCGCCCGAGGTCTGAACCAGCGTCAACGCGACATCGAGAACGCCAGATACGACGGCCGTCGTACCGCCTTGAAACGATGCCGCAGCGGGTGCGACGCCGGCTGCGAGGCAGGCAATTGCCAAGGGAGCCGGCTCGGGTGCGCCGGAGCGGAGGCGACGGACGCGAAGCCGACGTGGTGAAACTCGCCGGCCTCGACTTGGCTGCACCGGCAGCTGCCGGCCTCATCCTGGAACAGGTCCCCGCCGAAGCTTTCTGCCGGGGCTCACCTGTCGCAGGTGTCGATCCGACGGACGGAAGTCGTAGATCCGTGGCGCTAATCCCGCAACCGCACCCCGTGCCGCTGCCGCAGTCGGTGGATCTCCCACCAGGCCAATGCCGTCACCGACGCCGGGCCACCGAGGAACGCGCAGACCCCGAGTGGCACCGGGCCCGGCGGCAGGCCGCCCGACGACAGGCCGCGGAGGGCGAGCGCCCAGACCAGGACGGTGGTGACCAGCGCGGGCAGCGCCGCGTGCACGGCGGACAGGTTGAAGGCGTGGCGCAGCGCCGGGCCGGAGGCGAAGCAGAGGAAGAAGATCACCCACCAGAACGGCGCCCAGCACACGAACAGCACCGACACTCGTAGCAGCAGCCCGAACAGTCCGTTGGCGCTGCTGGGCAGCAGTCCCATCCCCTTGGCCGCCGCCATGAACAGCAGCGGCACCAGCACCCAGGCGCCGAAGTACCACAGGGCCGACCGGCCGGCCGGCCACAGCTGCGTCCGCATGGCCCGCCGCGTCTCGGGCCTGGCCGCCCAGAAGAGCGGCGCCACCACCGCCACCGCACTCAACAGCGCCAGCCAGGGCGCGAACAACACCCCTTCCAGGAGCTGTCTCTGCGCCTCCCACACGTCCTGCCAGTCACCGAACGCGGCCAGCAGCACCCCCGAAACGACGAGGGCCACCCAGGCCCGCACCCGCTGCACCCGGAGCGCCTCGGGATCCTCGATGTACCCTTCCGGGCGTACGGGGAAGATCCGGCGCGCCATACGGCGTGACGTACGGGCCAGTTGGTAGCCGACCAGCAGCGGCAGGGTCAGCCACCACAGGAACGGGAGGAGCAGCACCAGCAACACCCCGGGGCGCATGTGCTCCCGCCGCCCCTTCAACACCTCACCCAACGGCGGCCATTCGTCCTCACGCAGCCGTCGCCACAGCGGCGTGTACGGCTGTGGCGGGTCGCCCGCGGGCCGCGGCCCGCCGTTTGGCGGCCGCCCGGGCGGTCGGGGTGGGTCCATGCTCATGGGCGTCCCTTCCACGCTCCCCGGAGGGAGACGCGCCCCGGCCTGGCCACGGTTCCCGACCGGACGCCCCGTGCTGCCGGGGCGCGCCGTGCCGGCCCCGGCACCGGGCATGAGGCCGGGCCGTACACACTTGCTCGTGCTCGAACGACCTGGCATTCGCGGAAGTCGTGTTCGCGGTAGCGGCAGGTGTGCCCCTTGCCGGGTTGTCACAGGCGCGAGTCACCAGCCGTTCATGAGTGGAGCCGCGCTCACGCGAGGCCCCACGACGGGATCAGACGGTGAGCACGAGCTTTCCCCGGAGGTGACCGCCATCGAGCAGCCGGTGCGCGTCGGCGACGCGCTCGAACGGGAACGTCTCCTGCACGTGGACCCGGAGCCTGCCCTGTTCGGCGAGTTCGACGAGACCTCGCAGGGCGACCGGATCGGGGTCGACCGCGATGCCGCTGAATCGCATGCCGGCCGCCTCGTACGTGGCGGCGAGCTCCGCATCTTCCTCGGCGACCGCGGTCACCAGGTGGCCGCCTGGGCGGAGCACTTCGAGCGACCGCTCGGCGGTGTCGCCGCCGACCGTGTCGAGCACGACGTCGATGTCGCGGACCGCCTCGGTGAAGTCGACCGCCGTGTAGTCGATCACCTCGTCGGCGCCGAACCCCTCGACGAACTTCCGCTTGGCCCCGCCGGCGGTCGCGATCACGTGCGCGCCGAGCGCTTTCGCGATCTGGATCGCGACGTGACCGACCCCGCCACCACCGCCGTGGACCAGGACGCGGTCGCCCTCGGTCACGCCGCCGAGGTCGACGAGGCCCTGCCACGCCGTCAGCCCGGCGATCGGCAGCGCCGACGCCTCGACGTGCGAGAGCGACGCCGGCTTGCGTACCAGGTGCAACGCCGGCGCCGACACGACCTCGGCGTACGCGCTCGCCGCCCGCGGGAACAGCGGCATCCCGAACACCTCGTCGCCGGGCCTGAACCGCCACGTCCCCGGCGCATCCTCGACCACGCCGCTGATGTCCCACCCGAGGATGAACGGCGGCCGGCCGATCAGCGGGAACTCACCGGCACGCAGGCGCGCCTCCAGCGGATTCAGCCCGATCGCCTTGACGCGGACGAGAACCTCGGTCGGGAGGGGCCGGGGCTCCTGCACGTCCACGATGGTGAGGACCTCGGGACCGCCGAGCGTCTGCTGGGTGATGACTCGCATGACTCTCCTGGCTTGGGAAGGAAGGGGAGGAAGGGAAGGGAAGGGGGAGAGAATCCAGGCTAGGTATCCGATAGGAACCGGCAGGTACCCTTGGCGCCATGAGCGGTTTCGGCCCCGGCGATCCCTTTCTCGCCGACTGTCCGGCCCGTCTGGCGGTCGAGCTCATCGCCGACAAATGGACGGTGGTCGTGCTCTACGGCCTCAGCAAGGGCCCAGTACGCCATGGCGAGCTCATCAAGCTGATCGGCGGCATCTCCCGCAAGATGCTCACCCAGACGCTCCGACGGCTCCAGGCGCACGGACTCGTCCGCCGCCACGCCTACGCCGAGGTGCCGCCCCGCGTCGAGTACGAGCTCACCCCGCTCGGGGCGACGCTCATCGATCCGATCCACATGCTGACCGAGTGGGCGAGGGCGAACGGCGACGCAGTACTCGATGCACTCGACGCCGCCCCCGAGCCGGTTGCCCCTGGCGACTGAGGCCCCGCCAGGGCACTGTGCATCCTCTCGGCCGCTACTCGGCATCGGCCCGGCCGCGCTCGGTCTGCAGGCTGCACTCGACTCGACACGACTCCCACCTCCCCACATGGAGCCCGGCGGGCGGCGCAGTCAGCCGAGCATCGCGTACAGCTGGGCCCTCGACGTGATACCGAGCTTGGGAAACACCTTGTACAGGTGGTAGCTGACGGTCCGGGGCTCAGGAAGAGCCGCTCGGCGATCTCCGCGTTGCTGAGCCCCTGCGCAGCGAGCCTGCTGACCTGTAGTTCCCGGGCGGTCAGGAGCGCGTTGCCGGGGAGGGCCGGTGCCGGACACTGCGCGGGGAGGGTGGCGCCCGCGGCGCGCAGCTCCCTGCGGGCCATGTCCGCCCACGGCGTGGCGCCGATGCCGCGCAGCTCGTTCTCAGCCCGGCGCAGTTGCTCCCGGGCCGCCCTGACCCGGCGGCAGCGGCGCAGCCACTCGCCGTAGAGGAGACGGGTGCGACCGGCGTCGAACGCGGCGAGCGGGCGGGCCTCCAAAGCGGCGGTGAACAGCGCTTGGGCCTCGTTGTCCTCGGCGAGCAGCGCGTGACACCGGTGACGGGCCGCGCCGAGCGGCCCGTCACCGTCGTGGAGAAACCGCGCCCCCGCACAGTGCAGGGCCTCGCGTGCCCGCTGCGGCTCTCCGGCTCGCACGCATGCCTCCACGAAGTCCGGCAGCACCAGCGCGCCCAGCATGAAGTGGCCTGCGGTGCCTCCAGGAGCGCAGACCTCGCCCAACAGGCGGACGGCACGCCTGGGCTGCCCGTCGGCCAGGGCGTTCAGGCCCAGTGCCCAGTGCCCGAGCGTCACCGCGGAGGCAATGCGGCTGGCGACGGCCACCTTCAGGCATTCCGCCGCCAGGGCGCGGCAGGTGTCGGCGTCTCCCTGGGCGGCGGCCAGCCACGCCAGCATGGCCCGCAGATGCCCCGCGGCGCCGAGCAGATGCTGAGGGACTCCGTCGAACAGGCGGTACTCGCCGAAGAGGCCGGGTTCGACCGCGTCTGGGCTGTGGAGCACCACGGACTCAAGGGGTACTCACACATGAGTACGTCCGAGATCTTCCTGACCTGGGTAGCCGCACGGACGTCCCGTATCCGGATCGGTCACGGAGTCGTCACCCTGCCGTTCGGATATCAGCATCCGGTGCGCGTCGCCGAGCGCACCGCGATGCTCGACGTGCTCTCCGGCGGACGCCTCGACATCGGCGCCGGACACGGCGGAAGCCGGCAAGAGCTGGCCCTGTACGGAGTGGATCCGGACACCGCGCGCCAACAGGTGCGGGAAGCACTGGAGATCATCACGGGAATCTGGAAAACGGAGCGGACGGAGCGGTTCGAATGGCATGGTTCCCTCGACATCGGCCCCGGAGAGATCT
This window contains:
- a CDS encoding alpha-ketoglutarate-dependent dioxygenase AlkB, which produces MPPAPRISDEVLSCALPTEENLFAELSASARFEDAGKGRRGAVLTKVGEAGGVPLVRTTTRYSSPTQRFQAVHERLAQQIQERAALPVGFNNALIEIYTNAYTTMGSHSDQALDLANESFIAVFSCYQHPESSPPRKLIFESKGSGAEKFEIPLTHNSIVAFSVDSNRRLRHKIVLDTPGRTADNQWLGVTFRTSKTFVRFRDGHVYLPQGARLISADDEQRHEFYRLRRRENNETDFIYPQLTYTVSESDLMPPV
- a CDS encoding NADP-dependent oxidoreductase, whose product is MRVITQQTLGGPEVLTIVDVQEPRPLPTEVLVRVKAIGLNPLEARLRAGEFPLIGRPPFILGWDISGVVEDAPGTWRFRPGDEVFGMPLFPRAASAYAEVVSAPALHLVRKPASLSHVEASALPIAGLTAWQGLVDLGGVTEGDRVLVHGGGGGVGHVAIQIAKALGAHVIATAGGAKRKFVEGFGADEVIDYTAVDFTEAVRDIDVVLDTVGGDTAERSLEVLRPGGHLVTAVAEEDAELAATYEAAGMRFSGIAVDPDPVALRGLVELAEQGRLRVHVQETFPFERVADAHRLLDGGHLRGKLVLTV
- a CDS encoding winged helix-turn-helix transcriptional regulator yields the protein MSGFGPGDPFLADCPARLAVELIADKWTVVVLYGLSKGPVRHGELIKLIGGISRKMLTQTLRRLQAHGLVRRHAYAEVPPRVEYELTPLGATLIDPIHMLTEWARANGDAVLDALDAAPEPVAPGD
- a CDS encoding LLM class flavin-dependent oxidoreductase, with amino-acid sequence MTPVTGRAERPVTVVEKPRPRTVQGLACPLRLSGSHACLHEVRQHQRAQHEVACGASRSADLAQQADGTPGLPVGQGVQAQCPVPERHRGGNAAGDGHLQAFRRQGAAGVGVSLGGGQPRQHGPQMPRGAEQMLRDSVEQAVLAEEAGFDRVWAVEHHGLKGYSHMSTSEIFLTWVAARTSRIRIGHGVVTLPFGYQHPVRVAERTAMLDVLSGGRLDIGAGHGGSRQELALYGVDPDTARQQVREALEIITGIWKTERTERFEWHGSLDIGPGEIFPRPLQSRTRPFS